From Camelina sativa cultivar DH55 chromosome 7, Cs, whole genome shotgun sequence, one genomic window encodes:
- the LOC104701885 gene encoding uncharacterized protein LOC104701885 isoform X2: MMNLLALSLVLSTLLAAEVWSPSPAMTTNHGAASQGDIIVKDGHRVVVVEYDRDGKTNTRVSISPPSADQGEGDNEEGKGGSLFKNAKERVKETASHLPHVGQGISQPVIETKEETEEVRDHHATAGELICDAFGKCRQKIASVVGRAKDRTADTVGETSSDVEDAAGRKAHDMKETVTHAARDLEDTVADKARYAKEKVTEKAHDVRESVGHIAHDAKDKVRDKAYDVKETVAQKAHESKERAKDRVRGKAHELKETVAHKSQNAWERVKNGVREFGSAAVGALSPTKVASVVGLTGIAAAFGTCVWVTFVSSYVLASVLGRQQFGVVQSKLYPVYFKATSVGILVGLLGHVLSRRRKLLTDATEMWQGVNLLSSFFMIEANKSFVEPRATKAMFERMKAEKEEGRGGERTSSEQELRRKLEKLSERLSKLNTYSSWLNILTLMSLTWHFVYLGQRLGTAC; encoded by the exons ATGATGAATCTACTAGCTTTGAGTCTTGTCTTGAGTACTTTACTAGCGGCGGAGGTATGGTCTCCGAGCCCAGCCATGACCACCAACCACGGGGCGGCGTCTCAGGGAGACATCATCGTCAAAGACGGCCACCGAGTTGTGGTGGTTGAGTACGATCGTGATGGTAAAACAAACACCAGAGTCTCGATCTCGCCACCATCGGCGGATCAAGGAGAAGGAGATAACGAAGAAGGGAAGGGAGGTTCTTTGTTTAAAAATGCGAAAGAGAGAGTTAAAGAAACGGCGTCGCATCTTCCACACGTCGGCCAAGGGATCTCACAGCCGGTGATTGAGACcaaggaagaaacagaggaggtgCGTGATCATCACGCGACGGCTGGGGAACTCATATGCGATGCCTTCGGTAAGTGCAGGCAGAAGATCGCGAGTGTGGTGGGTCGGGCTAAAGATAGAACCGCTGATACTGTCGGCGAGACTTCTTCCGATGTTGAAGACGCTGCCGGTCGTAAGGCTCACGATATGAAGGAGACGGTTACACATGCGGCACGTGACCTGGAAGACACGGTGGCTGATAAAGCCCGATATGCTAAGGAGAAGGTAACAGAAAAAGCCCATGATGTGAGAGAGAGTGTGGGTCATATAGCCCATGATGCTAAAGATAAGGTGAGGGATAAAGCATATGACGTGAAGGAGACGGTGGCCCAAAAAGCCCATGAATCTAAGGAGAGGGCGAAAGATAGAGTGAGGGGAAAGGCACACGAATTGAAGGAAACGGTGGCTCACAAGTCCCAGAATGCGTGGGAGAGAGTTAAGAATGGGGTGCGTGAGTTCGGGTCAGCGGCTGTGGGGGCGCTTAGTCCGACAAAGGTAGCGAGCGTGGTTGGGCTGACTGGGATAGCTGCGGCGTTTGGGACTTGCGTGTGGGTGACGTTTGTGTCAAGCTACGTTTTAGCGTCGGTGTTGGGGAGGCAACAGTTTGGTGTAGTGCAGAGTAAGCTGTATCCTGTTTATTTTAAGGCGACCTCTGTGGGAATCCTTGTGGGTTTGTTGGGTCACGTGCTTAGCCGCCGGAGGAAACTGCTCACCGACGCCACGGAGATGTGGCAAGGGGTTAACCTCTTGTCCTCTTTCTTTATGATTGAGGCTAACAAGTCATTTGTTGAGCCACGTGCCACCAAG GCAATGTTTGAGCGGATGAAGGCGGAAAAAGaggaaggaagaggaggagagaggaCGAGTAGTGAGCAGGAGCTAAG GCGGAAACTGGAGAAGCTGAGCGAGAGGCTGAGCAAGCTCAACACATACTCGTCTTGGTTAAATATATTGACGCTCATGTCTCTAACATGGCATTTTGTTTATCTCGGCCAGAGGCTTGGCACCGCTTGTTGA
- the LOC104701885 gene encoding uncharacterized protein LOC104701885 isoform X1 — MMNLLALSLVLSTLLAAEVWSPSPAMTTNHGAASQGDIIVKDGHRVVVVEYDRDGKTNTRVSISPPSADQGEGDNEEGKGGSLFKNAKERVKETASHLPHVGQGISQPVIETKEETEEVRDHHATAGELICDAFGKCRQKIASVVGRAKDRTADTVGETSSDVEDAAGRKAHDMKETVTHAARDLEDTVADKARYAKEKVTEKAHDVRESVGHIAHDAKDKVRDKAYDVKETVAQKAHESKERAKDRVRGKAHELKETVAHKSQNAWERVKNGVREFGSAAVGALSPTKVASVVGLTGIAAAFGTCVWVTFVSSYVLASVLGRQQFGVVQSKLYPVYFKATSVGILVGLLGHVLSRRRKLLTDATEMWQGVNLLSSFFMIEANKSFVEPRATKAMFERMKAEKEEGRGGERTSSEQELRRKLEKLSERLSKLNTYSSWLNILTLMSLTWHFVYLGQRLGAAC; from the exons ATGATGAATCTACTAGCTTTGAGTCTTGTCTTGAGTACTTTACTAGCGGCGGAGGTATGGTCTCCGAGCCCAGCCATGACCACCAACCACGGGGCGGCGTCTCAGGGAGACATCATCGTCAAAGACGGCCACCGAGTTGTGGTGGTTGAGTACGATCGTGATGGTAAAACAAACACCAGAGTCTCGATCTCGCCACCATCGGCGGATCAAGGAGAAGGAGATAACGAAGAAGGGAAGGGAGGTTCTTTGTTTAAAAATGCGAAAGAGAGAGTTAAAGAAACGGCGTCGCATCTTCCACACGTCGGCCAAGGGATCTCACAGCCGGTGATTGAGACcaaggaagaaacagaggaggtgCGTGATCATCACGCGACGGCTGGGGAACTCATATGCGATGCCTTCGGTAAGTGCAGGCAGAAGATCGCGAGTGTGGTGGGTCGGGCTAAAGATAGAACCGCTGATACTGTCGGCGAGACTTCTTCCGATGTTGAAGACGCTGCCGGTCGTAAGGCTCACGATATGAAGGAGACGGTTACACATGCGGCACGTGACCTGGAAGACACGGTGGCTGATAAAGCCCGATATGCTAAGGAGAAGGTAACAGAAAAAGCCCATGATGTGAGAGAGAGTGTGGGTCATATAGCCCATGATGCTAAAGATAAGGTGAGGGATAAAGCATATGACGTGAAGGAGACGGTGGCCCAAAAAGCCCATGAATCTAAGGAGAGGGCGAAAGATAGAGTGAGGGGAAAGGCACACGAATTGAAGGAAACGGTGGCTCACAAGTCCCAGAATGCGTGGGAGAGAGTTAAGAATGGGGTGCGTGAGTTCGGGTCAGCGGCTGTGGGGGCGCTTAGTCCGACAAAGGTAGCGAGCGTGGTTGGGCTGACTGGGATAGCTGCGGCGTTTGGGACTTGCGTGTGGGTGACGTTTGTGTCAAGCTACGTTTTAGCGTCGGTGTTGGGGAGGCAACAGTTTGGTGTAGTGCAGAGTAAGCTGTATCCTGTTTATTTTAAGGCGACCTCTGTGGGAATCCTTGTGGGTTTGTTGGGTCACGTGCTTAGCCGCCGGAGGAAACTGCTCACCGACGCCACGGAGATGTGGCAAGGGGTTAACCTCTTGTCCTCTTTCTTTATGATTGAGGCTAACAAGTCATTTGTTGAGCCACGTGCCACCAAG GCAATGTTTGAGCGGATGAAGGCGGAAAAAGaggaaggaagaggaggagagaggaCGAGTAGTGAGCAGGAGCTAAGGCGGAAACTGGAGAAGCTGAGCGAGAGGCTGAGCAAGCTCAACACATACTCGTCTTGGTTAAATATATTGACGCTCATGTCTCTAACATGGCATTTTGTTTATCTCGGCCAGAGACTTGGCGCCGCTTGTTGA
- the LOC104701883 gene encoding O-acyltransferase WSD1-like isoform X2 yields MAIERQETEGEAPVSPFARLFSLPGLDVFNVVTIGCKTEGNPSTIVEGLKNTLINHPRFSSILVTGHGEHKGKAKWIPTKVKVEEHVVVPDIDPNIENPDEFLEDYTSRMALSPMDMSKPLWEFHLLKLKTLHAESVAVARFHHSLGDGMSLMSLLLACTRKTCDPEALPTFVTPKKSKAKNVCFAVVAWLWFIVRIMFHTCVEVIKSMVFICCARDTSAHIMGKPGATLRNNKFIHQIISLDDVKMVKNAMNMTVNDVLFGMVQAGLSRYLNQRYDLEDKLRLHGVVFFNLRPNRNIEDLANMMAKGSKCRWGNSIGYVLIPLEMKSYDDVFEYVRQSKSMMDRKKHSLEPLFSYGLLKLTLEVFGFKALKTLVTKIFGSTTMIFSNVVGPAEEISFFGHQISYIAASTFGIPQGLIIGTQSYVDKLIINIGVDVDVIPDPHHLCDLIIEALSMMKSAAPQKIFHASEV; encoded by the exons ATGGCAATAGAAAGGCAAGAGACGGAAGGAGAGGCGCCAGTAAGTCCATTTGCACGGTTGTTTAGCTTGCCGGGTCTCGATGTCTTCAACGTTGTAACCATTGGATGCAAAACCGAAGGCAATCCATCAACCATTGTTGAAGGCTTAAAAAACACATTGATTAACCATCCACGCTTCTCTAGCATACTG GTGACTGGTCATGGTGAGCACAAAGGAAAAGCTAAATGGATtccaacaaaagtaaaagtagAAGAACATGTAGTTGTTCCGGATATAGATCCCAACATTGAGAATCCTGATGAATTTCTAGAGGATTATACATCAAGGATGGCTCTTTCTCCAATGGATATGTCAAAACCTTTATGGGAGTTTCATTTATTGAAACTTAAAACATTACATGCCGAATCTGTGGCCGTGGCTAGGTTCCATCACTCTTTGGGCGATGGGATGTCTCTTATGTCTCTATTACTCGCTTGTACTCGGAAAACATGTGATCCCGAGGCGTTGCCTACTTTTGTGACTCCGaagaaaagcaaagcaaagaacGTTTGTTTTGCTGTGGTTGCTTGGTTATGGTTCATAGTAAGAATTATGTTTCACACTTGTGTTGAAGTTATCAAGTCtatggtttttatttgttgtgCGAGGGACACCTCAGCTCATATTATGGGTAAACCAGGAGCTACACTTCGCAATAATAAGTTCATTCATCAAATCATTAGTTTGGATGATGTCAAAATGGTGAAGAACGCCATGAATATG ACGGTAAATGATGTTCTTTTTGGGATGGTGCAAGCTGGTCTTTCTCGATATTTGAATCAAAGATATG ATCTTGAAGACAAACTACGTCTTCATGGTGttgtttttttcaatctaaGGCCAAACAGAAATATTGAG GATTTGGCAAATATGATGGCGAAAGGTTCTAAGTGTAGATGGGGGAACTCAATAGGTTATGTTCTGATTCCCTTGGAGATGAAGTCATACGATGATGTATTTGAATATGTTCGACAATCCAAAAGCATGATGGATCGTAAAAAACATTCCCTCGAACCTCTATTTTCCTATGGGTTGTTGAAATTGACATTGGAGGTTTTTGGATTTAAG GCACTCAAAACTCTTGTAACTAAGATTTTTGGAAGCACAACGATGATATTCTCTAATGTGGTTGGTCCAGCCGAAGAAATTAGCTTTTTCGGCCATCAAATATCTTACATTGCTGCAAGTACCTTTGGCATTCCACAG GGACTCATTATCGGTACTCAAAGCTATGTGGATAAACTCATAATTAACATCGGAGTTGATGTAGACGTGATTCCAGATCCTCATCACCTCTGTGATCTCATCATCGAAGCTCTTTCAATGATGAAGTCTGCTGCTCCACAAAAGATCTTTCATGCTTCCGAGGTTTAA
- the LOC104701883 gene encoding O-acyltransferase WSD1-like isoform X4, translating to MAIERQETEGEAPVSPFARLFSLPGLDVFNVVTIGCKTEGNPSTIVEGLKNTLINHPRFSSILVTGHGEHKGKAKWIPTKVKVEEHVVVPDIDPNIENPDEFLEDYTSRMALSPMDMSKPLWEFHLLKLKTLHAESVAVARFHHSLGDGMSLMSLLLACTRKTCDPEALPTFVTPKKSKAKNVCFAVVAWLWFIVRIMFHTCVEVIKSMVFICCARDTSAHIMGKPGATLRNNKFIHQIISLDDVKMVKNAMNMTVNDVLFGMVQAGLSRYLNQRYDLEDKLRLHGVVFFNLRPNRNIEDLANMMAKGSKCRWGNSIGYVLIPLEMKSYDDVFEYVRQSKSMMDRKKHSLEPLFSYGLLKLTLEVFGFKALKTLVTKIFGSTTMIFSNVVGPAEEISFFGHQISYIAASTFGIPQLGYSRSVLE from the exons ATGGCAATAGAAAGGCAAGAGACGGAAGGAGAGGCGCCAGTAAGTCCATTTGCACGGTTGTTTAGCTTGCCGGGTCTCGATGTCTTCAACGTTGTAACCATTGGATGCAAAACCGAAGGCAATCCATCAACCATTGTTGAAGGCTTAAAAAACACATTGATTAACCATCCACGCTTCTCTAGCATACTG GTGACTGGTCATGGTGAGCACAAAGGAAAAGCTAAATGGATtccaacaaaagtaaaagtagAAGAACATGTAGTTGTTCCGGATATAGATCCCAACATTGAGAATCCTGATGAATTTCTAGAGGATTATACATCAAGGATGGCTCTTTCTCCAATGGATATGTCAAAACCTTTATGGGAGTTTCATTTATTGAAACTTAAAACATTACATGCCGAATCTGTGGCCGTGGCTAGGTTCCATCACTCTTTGGGCGATGGGATGTCTCTTATGTCTCTATTACTCGCTTGTACTCGGAAAACATGTGATCCCGAGGCGTTGCCTACTTTTGTGACTCCGaagaaaagcaaagcaaagaacGTTTGTTTTGCTGTGGTTGCTTGGTTATGGTTCATAGTAAGAATTATGTTTCACACTTGTGTTGAAGTTATCAAGTCtatggtttttatttgttgtgCGAGGGACACCTCAGCTCATATTATGGGTAAACCAGGAGCTACACTTCGCAATAATAAGTTCATTCATCAAATCATTAGTTTGGATGATGTCAAAATGGTGAAGAACGCCATGAATATG ACGGTAAATGATGTTCTTTTTGGGATGGTGCAAGCTGGTCTTTCTCGATATTTGAATCAAAGATATG ATCTTGAAGACAAACTACGTCTTCATGGTGttgtttttttcaatctaaGGCCAAACAGAAATATTGAG GATTTGGCAAATATGATGGCGAAAGGTTCTAAGTGTAGATGGGGGAACTCAATAGGTTATGTTCTGATTCCCTTGGAGATGAAGTCATACGATGATGTATTTGAATATGTTCGACAATCCAAAAGCATGATGGATCGTAAAAAACATTCCCTCGAACCTCTATTTTCCTATGGGTTGTTGAAATTGACATTGGAGGTTTTTGGATTTAAG GCACTCAAAACTCTTGTAACTAAGATTTTTGGAAGCACAACGATGATATTCTCTAATGTGGTTGGTCCAGCCGAAGAAATTAGCTTTTTCGGCCATCAAATATCTTACATTGCTGCAAGTACCTTTGGCATTCCACAG TTAGGCTACTCGAGGAGCGTGTTAGAATAA